TCCTGAGGGACTGTATTGCCTCCAACTACCTGCTCCCTTGTATGGGACCCTGAAGCCATAGATTTTACCATATTCAAAGGGCTGTCATTGTACTCAGCTACTTGAGGAATTGCTACCTCCGTGATGGATGCATTCGGTATTTCTAACTGTAGTGGTCCCATCtccagggaactacactcaggaGGGTCACTTGGCTCAGAGAGAGGAGAACATATCTTCTCTTTTTGAACTCCAGATGTCCGTGTGACAAAGTCAACAAGGTCCGGAAGGCAAGGAGATGGCCCAAGGCCTAAAGGATTAATTGTTTCTGATTCCAATCTGAGTGAATCTTGTTTCTCTAACTGAGAAGTTTCTTCTATTTCCTCAGGCATCATTCCTCCTGCTAACAGGTCAAGGGCCTGGTGTGTTCCCTCTAGGCTCCCCAAGCCAAGGCCAACATTTCCTATAGAAAGTCCAGTTTTCAAAATGTTAGGAGTGATCCTCCCAGTTCCGGGATTAGATGAGTTTTGTTCACCCTCTGCTCCGAAGTTAAGCACCAGGGTTTTGGGAGAATCTAATGGAAACTCAGAAAAGGATGGTATTGGTTCAAAGTCAGGGAGAATGGAGGGATTACTTCCTATAGGTGACATAGAATTCTCTTCACGTACTTTCTGAGACAGGGCAGTTGCGGATCTATGTGCTGGGTCTACCCGAGTATTGCAGAAATCAACACCTATATCCCCCAGGTTCCCCAGGGCAGCAAGCTCTTCTACTTTTAAGTTTGTAACTTCAAAGTTTTCTAAGGTCTTGCTTTCTATTGTCAGTGTTAGTTCTGGATGGACATCTCGAAGATCCAGGGCTTCTGCTTTGGGTTTCTCTGGGCTCTCCCAGGTCTCTGGCTTCTTGTTCTCATCCCAAACAGTCAGTTCATAGATCATTTTACCCTGAAACTCTTTTGATCGTTCTCTCTTCAGTTTAAGGCTTCTGTACCTAGAAGCTCTAGAAGCTGATCCTGGAGCTGAATTTTCTAGCCACTCCTCACTAGCAGTTGAAACTCCTTGCTCCTGTTCACTATCTTTCAAACACATATCTGATCTGGCTGGGGACTGAAGGAGCAATTCTGGGGCAGAAATTTTCACAGGTATATCTTGTGGGTTCTGGAGTAAAGACCTAGCTTCTGACGGAAATGAGTCTATTTTTGCCTTTGTGGAAGAGAGCGCCTGTGCGTTCAATTCAGTCACTACTTTACTTTGAGTTTTACTTCCTGTTATCAATTTCTTGGACTGTTTAGCCTTTTTGTCAGTCATTTGCATGTTGGGCTGTTCTACTTCTCCTTCCCACATGTATCTGTTCCCATGGTTCAAATTAGAATCCTCTACACGATTGGGCCCAACATTGGTATCTGTTCCCTCTCCCACTGTCCTCTCAGAGAGCTTCACTCCCCCTTCTTTTAGTTCAGCGCTTGTCTCTACTTCACTTTTTCCACAATCCTTAGATTGGTGGAGCTCTTGGCTTTCCTCATCCTGGTTACTAGATTCCACAAGGTGGGTTTCTAACAGCTTCTGAGATTCCATGGTATGACAGTGTACATGTGACAGCTCAGGGGCTGGCTTGACACCTGGTGGCCCAGGGTCTCCCAGGTCAAGTTCAATTTTCCCCTCTGGAGATACATCCCTATTAGCATCACTCTGGAAGGAACTAGAAGTCCACATGGCCAAAGTCTCTGTCTTTGGGGTAACAGTTTCATAAGGCCTGTTTTGGCACAACCTTGTCAGAGGCTGTAAGAAGCCATAGCTGCTGCCTCTGCTTTTTGAGTCTACATTTTCTACAACCGACCATTTCCCTAGGGACACCAGAGGTTTTGAAATGGGCTTTTTAGGGCTGCTGACTAAAGGAGCAGAGACCAAATTTCTATCTGGAGGCAACTCCTCTTGGGATGCACTGCTGTTCAAAGTAGAAGTGGAAGAGATGTCTGAACTTTCAGCTCTATTTTCCCCATTAGCCAATGGACCACCACTCAGCTTAGTCTCAGGGGCCCCTTTTCCACCACTACTGTAGAATATGTCATACAGATCCTTAGCATTGGCTGTGGCTAAGCATGAATTTCGCTTTTCCAATTTTTTGGCTTGTTCACTGAACACACTTGAGAGGGGAGGTGGAGGACGCACTAACACAGAGAATAGGGTCTGGTCCCGGTCACTCTCACTCACCCCAGGAGCCGTCTCATCAGAAGGAATGGCAGCTGGCTGTGCTGAGGCCATGATGGCTGCCGGTAATACTGGGTTCAAAATGTTAGGACCCAGGAAGCCAGGGCTGACAGTGTGAGATATAGTTGGGTTTGATTTTACTGGAGCCAAAATAGCATTTGCTTGAGCAGGAGATGGGGCAGCTGGATGAGGTATAActgggggtggtggaggtggcggtggaggtggtggtggtggaggtggtagCATTTGTTCAGGTACATGTGATGGCTCATTCTTTTCAGCCAGCACCATTTTTTCCTCTGGAGACCCTTTTAGAATCACCTCTTCCCCTCCAAATGCTTTAGAGATGATGTCGGGAGGCAAGAGGAGATCAGCTGAAGACTCTTTCACCACTGGCAGAGGCTTAGCAGTGGTTCCAGAGGACTTGATGGATAGAAAGGTGTTAAGAGGAGCTGGCTTGCTTACTGTGGCTGAACTTGACTTGCGGAGGACTGTGGATGGGATAGGCAGGTTGGGTCGGATCTTAGTCTGGGTTGAAGTTGTCACTACAGGCATCCAAGGGCTTGTATGTGCAACAACAGTTTTCCCAGAGAGTTTGATTTTGATGGGCTTTGCCTTCCCAGCTTCAGCTCTGCCATCCTCTTTGTCCTTACTATTTTCCACAGTCTCTTCTTTGGGAATACTTGGGGCCACTgaacttttttcctcctctttttctggCTTCTTCCAGCTGAATTTCCCAAAAGAGGAAGATGTTGGTGgttctttctttacttcttcttttaattGGAGTTTGATGCTagccttccttttattttcagccTTTTCAGGGGAGTTCCCACCTTCAGACACTTGGTCCTCTAATTCCTCAGACACCCTGTCATCCTCCTTTACTTCCTTCATgatctttgcctttttttctttcttctcttcctttggttTCTCACTGAGTTTGCGCTTTAGCTCACTCTGCCGTCGCCGTTCTGTCTCTAGGACCACAGCCAAGCCAGCTTGGCGGTCCAGATTCCGCCGCTCCTCATACAATGGGTTTTCAACCACATATTTCtaggaagagaaaagataaaggCTCAATAACTGGTCAAAATACTATAAGAGAGAAAAGTTGGCCCTACCACTGTTAGAATTCATTTAGTGGAAATCCTCAGAGTCACCTTCCTCAAGGATAAATGGTTCTCTCAGGTCAGCATTGCTTACTAGGATTGAGGAGAACATCCCAGTGATTATATGGAATTTgaaatattaatgattttttcTGGCTCTGAGTTTGTTTGACAACATCAAAAGGATTACTGCAGAAAGTAGGAAACTCCATAAGCTACTACAAAGACCAACCTTATATTTCTCATTGTGTTGATAACCCTTCACATGTTGCTCTCCAGAAATTGGATCCCCCAAAAATTCCTCACAGAGCTGGCAGTAATATCCAGTGATGGGAATCAGAAACTCAGAGCCTGGAAGAAGTGgaagaaagtcaagaaaataagTCATTTCTACCCAAGATGACAGAAACCAAAGGAAATCCCACTTCCCTTTTGTAGTAAAATGGTTAATGGTATAGAGGACCTTACTCACTTTCAAGTCAGGAGCATTTAGATGAATCCCAGTGGTATGTCTTCCTAACTTAAAGCTTGTACTCAGGACCTTTACCCCTTCTACGTTTTGGGAACACTAACTGGTTAATTCAGGAGTTTTCTGTGCCAGACTCAATTCTGTTGCTGATTCTCCTCAAACTCCAACTAGCACTAAGCATCTtaggagatttaaaaattatactccCAAATAGCCCAGTACTATTGGTATGAGGATCTCTCATGTTGGTATTAATTACTTAAGAATCTATCTTCTACAGATGTAAAGGATGTAGCAGCACTGACTACTTATAAAGGTAAGAAATTAAGaagtttaaagacaaagaaactttCTATTTCTCAACTTAGCCCCTAATAACaactattcaaaaatattttatagttcttaGTTGAAAAGGCAGTCATATTGCACCTCTGACTGTTCTTTTTTACCtagatttcaaataaataagattttgGTGCATAAGCCAGTGACGAAGAAAGCCGTACTTTAGTCTATATGCTGCCAAAGCAAGCACAAAGGAAGTTATATTTTTCAGTGGAATGTGTATGTTTAACATCTGTTAGATTTTTAGCCATATGGGTAGAGATCATTCTTGTCTTATagctctctttatttctttaggaaCTAGTTTTGCATATAGAAGGCAATCTTACAGCTTTGTTAGAAGTAATGGTTATGTCTCACTCTATGCTGCTTCCTTGTACCTTAGTTCAAGGATACCTCTTCCCTGACTGAATGTAAGGAAACCACAGAAAAGGCAGGGAGGAAACACACCTTTTGCAGGAACAGTTATCTTGTCAATGCGCTTTACAGCATCTTGCTTGGCTTCACTCTGGGTCTTTGAAGCCCAAGGTCTGTTGTAGGGATCCAGTGTCTATTTGCAAGAGGCAGAGGTGCTCACACACAGCACTAAAAACTCAATGAcccacttctctctctttctctcccccacaCCAGGGGGACAAGAAGCCCCCAGCTAACCACCCC
This genomic interval from Lagenorhynchus albirostris chromosome 10, mLagAlb1.1, whole genome shotgun sequence contains the following:
- the ZNF318 gene encoding zinc finger protein 318 produces the protein MYRSGARSSVSSHRPKESGGGGPRTGRSSGSSSGPSRRTSPPSSGSSSSRTPARRPRSPSGHRGRRASPSPPRGRRGSPSPPRGRRASPSPPRGRRLSPSPPRARRGSPSPPPPRGRRLFPPGSAGFRGSSRGESRADFARDGRGDHPGDSGSRRRSPGLRSDSSLEQSLRITVGNDHFCVGIPERRRLSDRLGSPADNLEDVDRDDLTDDSVFTRSSQCSRGLERYISREEAPLSPFLGQLDEDYRARETFLHRSDYSPHVSCHDELLRGTERNRDKLKGSYSIRPEERSREAKRPRYDDTEKIHSMGGDHTSFTSGARNYRQRRRSPSPRFLDPEFRELDLARRKREEEEERSRSLSQELVGVDGGGTSCPIPGLSGVLTASEPGYSLHRPEEVSVMPKKSILKKRIEVDMEPSMQLESFSSSTSSSQDHSLYSGHSSLPLSGAIAAFASEVENNKGTVVETTLKESQGNLYQWGPLSGIPKDSSPLREQFGSFLCHKEKLDMKAEGPERHTDFLLPHERASQDGSGFSCILSMLADSTSTQEKRRRSFPDIEDEEKFLYGDEEEDLKAESPPKPLGGSESEVMRQKGSSLPSSAPAVKLESIEETSPEYAKIHDLLKTIGLDIGVAEISKLAARTQERLHGKKPSRSSADRRSSVDRHFSADRCSSVDRRFSADRCSADPHRLESGEAHHSNTHSPEVSHPHPVSPVDPYLLTKNSPPFLKSDHPMGHIAGPEVVGSGFQSSVAVRCMLPSAPSAPIRLPHPASLSQFHMPRASQFAAARIPPNYQGPAIPPASFDAYRHYMAYAASRWPMYPASQPSNHPLPEPHRIMPVTKQATRSRPNLRVIPTVTPDEPKQEESVLGSIPPAQVPVHVSIPSLIRYNPEKISDEKNRASQKQKVIEEREKLKSDREARQKKMYYLRTELERLHKQQGEMLRKKRREKDGHKDPLLVEVSRLQDNIMKDIAELRQEAEEAEKKQSELDKVAQILGINILDKSQKSSNDSRDPTEKTGKAEKSRSPEKVSSSSNSFSNSKESKVNNENSHTKSPKPAESPQPAAKQSDQPIATYEYYDAGNHWCKDCNTICGTMFDFFTHMHNKKHTQTLDPYNRPWASKTQSEAKQDAVKRIDKITVPAKGSEFLIPITGYYCQLCEEFLGDPISGEQHVKGYQHNEKYKKYVVENPLYEERRNLDRQAGLAVVLETERRRQSELKRKLSEKPKEEKKEKKAKIMKEVKEDDRVSEELEDQVSEGGNSPEKAENKRKASIKLQLKEEVKKEPPTSSSFGKFSWKKPEKEEEKSSVAPSIPKEETVENSKDKEDGRAEAGKAKPIKIKLSGKTVVAHTSPWMPVVTTSTQTKIRPNLPIPSTVLRKSSSATVSKPAPLNTFLSIKSSGTTAKPLPVVKESSADLLLPPDIISKAFGGEEVILKGSPEEKMVLAEKNEPSHVPEQMLPPPPPPPPPPPPPPPVIPHPAAPSPAQANAILAPVKSNPTISHTVSPGFLGPNILNPVLPAAIMASAQPAAIPSDETAPGVSESDRDQTLFSVLVRPPPPLSSVFSEQAKKLEKRNSCLATANAKDLYDIFYSSGGKGAPETKLSGGPLANGENRAESSDISSTSTLNSSASQEELPPDRNLVSAPLVSSPKKPISKPLVSLGKWSVVENVDSKSRGSSYGFLQPLTRLCQNRPYETVTPKTETLAMWTSSSFQSDANRDVSPEGKIELDLGDPGPPGVKPAPELSHVHCHTMESQKLLETHLVESSNQDEESQELHQSKDCGKSEVETSAELKEGGVKLSERTVGEGTDTNVGPNRVEDSNLNHGNRYMWEGEVEQPNMQMTDKKAKQSKKLITGSKTQSKVVTELNAQALSSTKAKIDSFPSEARSLLQNPQDIPVKISAPELLLQSPARSDMCLKDSEQEQGVSTASEEWLENSAPGSASRASRYRSLKLKRERSKEFQGKMIYELTVWDENKKPETWESPEKPKAEALDLRDVHPELTLTIESKTLENFEVTNLKVEELAALGNLGDIGVDFCNTRVDPAHRSATALSQKVREENSMSPIGSNPSILPDFEPIPSFSEFPLDSPKTLVLNFGAEGEQNSSNPGTGRITPNILKTGLSIGNVGLGLGSLEGTHQALDLLAGGMMPEEIEETSQLEKQDSLRLESETINPLGLGPSPCLPDLVDFVTRTSGVQKEKICSPLSEPSDPPECSSLEMGPLQLEIPNASITEVAIPQVAEYNDSPLNMVKSMASGSHTREQVVGGNTVPQEIAAQEAAVDDIQDHTESSVHN